TCCAATACTTCGAAACTCAAATCACAATTATTGTTTGCATTAGGCGTAGTGCCATTTGGTTTACAAGCATCATCATTTGTCATTGCAAATTGCGTATGTCCAGTAACTGGCCAATAGCCACCAACGTTTGCATCATCACTGTCACCGGTATAAAATCCGCTGACTTGTTGATTTGTTGAATTAACATTTACGTTATAGCCTGTTTCCAGTGATGATGTCGTAATATTCGACGGCAAGGCAGGTGAGCTAACAGATTCAAAGTCTTCGCAATACAGGTAAGTTGTATCTGAACAATCAATTTCTGATTGACTTATTGATTTAGCAATTTTAATAATATGTTTGTTTAAATCATTTTTGGTTTCTTGATTAAACCGAAGTTGATTTTGAGCAACTAATAAGTAGCTAGAAAAGACAAATAATAATAGTAGTGTTTTTTTCATGAGATTTAAGATTAAAAAAAAAGACCTGACTATTTTCATCAGTCAGGTCTTTTAGAATTAAAATGATTTATTTGATGACGATTTTATGGCTGTTACTTTTTCCATTTTTACCCTCGAGGTTTACAAAATAGAGTCCCTTTTCGTAGTTACTTAAGTTAATTTCTTTATTAAGTGAACTCACTTCTGAAAGTTGCTCTTTGTAAATAGACTGCCCAAGGATATTGGTAATGTTTAAGTTGATATCAGTAGATTGTTCTGTTTGTATACTGATATTGAAAATTCCAGAGTTAGGATTTGGAAATACATTAATGTTTGCAAATCTATCTTTTTCATTGATACCAACACCGCCTATTCCGGTTGCATTAGCGTCAAAATTTAAACGAATACAAGGTGCAGTTGTGGTGTATAACCACGTTCCTGGGTCGATTCCTTCTTGTACACCATCAATATCTTGAATAAGAGATTCACTATTAACGTAGTTTACACCAGAAGTGCTAATCCATAAAGTGTCATTATTTGCTGAAGCTGCTTCAGAATAAATGGCAGGAAGGATTACTTGCCCTGCACTTAACTCAATAGGTGGATTCATCATAATATTAACCCAACTTCCTGTTTGATTCCCAAGATCAAAAACTTCTGTCTCAGAAAGATAATTTATAGATCCAGAGCTAACATCAATAGTATTAATTAGAACTTTAGCTTTTGCATTGGCACCAGTTCTACTGTCTAGTTGAATTCTTATAGCGTATAAAGTAGCGTTTGCATAGATATCAAATACATTACCAAATTGATGTGTCCCTTCATCATTTAATGGATAGCTTCCTAAACCTGTCGCATTATCGGCATTGTCTCTAGCGTAAATGTTCTCAGAAATAGTAAAGCTTCTCTTCAAAGTGTCTGTGCTAGTATTGTTAGCATCGTCTTTAGCAAAAATATTTGAGGTATAATCTCCAGTTGCGGGAGGAGTAAAACCATTAGCAGTAACTAGTGTATCTCGACCACTTGAAAGAATGTTAGCACCATAACTTTGACCATTATATGAACTATTACCCTCTACAGTTGCAATAATTCTCGCACTATCAAGAGTGTTGTAACCTGTATTGTCAATA
The window above is part of the Flavobacteriales bacterium genome. Proteins encoded here:
- a CDS encoding T9SS type A sorting domain-containing protein; this encodes MRHALTLLGIFLSYQVFSQFNYAPAKFQPEPNQIHQKKSSINVDESSISYSSNAADDIIWSDDFANGLTGNNTSTNQAWTVAGPDGSVWEHDTDGSNGTYAASEPFTIDSETKENGWMIFDADKSNPGPSSGHQERQGQLISPYIDLSNDSNVTLSFEHAYRYCCNSNHKLKVYIGTADGWSSTSFTINEESVNVLSGTVKKEIIITDIAALKDSVRIRFDWADGAQTASHYFWQIDDVKIIKTKPFSAALVNAFHRTPSNYLGGTGYRIMPKVQSDATGVFFLGYIDNTGYNTLDSARIIATVEGNSSYNGQSYGANILSSGRDTLVTANGFTPPATGDYTSNIFAKDDANNTSTDTLKRSFTISENIYARDNADNATGLGSYPLNDEGTHQFGNVFDIYANATLYAIRIQLDSRTGANAKAKVLINTIDVSSGSINYLSETEVFDLGNQTGSWVNIMMNPPIELSAGQVILPAIYSEAASANNDTLWISTSGVNYVNSESLIQDIDGVQEGIDPGTWLYTTTAPCIRLNFDANATGIGGVGINEKDRFANINVFPNPNSGIFNISIQTEQSTDINLNITNILGQSIYKEQLSEVSSLNKEINLSNYEKGLYFVNLEGKNGKSNSHKIVIK